A genome region from Gossypium hirsutum isolate 1008001.06 chromosome A04, Gossypium_hirsutum_v2.1, whole genome shotgun sequence includes the following:
- the LOC107948429 gene encoding E3 ubiquitin-protein ligase PUB24 → MDGIEVPKYFLCPISLQIMKDPVTATTGITYDRESIEQWLLTYKNTSCPVTQQPLPPESDLTPNHTLRRLIQSWCTENASLGVDRIPTPKPSLDKSHFFKLIKQLQQPGSNIKALQKLDFLAAKNERNRKFMVETGVPKALLSFIVNCFEEISNQGLAEALRVLVFIRIPLAEEKIFLQEYNDQIIKSLIWVLGCEFKPQVMVKSHAVLALKTMIQAASSGFLERLEPPFFEMITGVLKQTTTVSQQGMNAALHALLIACPWGRNRLMMVESGAVSALIELELGIQEKRTTELILGILFHLCCCADGKAEFLSHKGGLAVVTKRIMKVSPTADDRAVFILSLISKFVATNPGLEEMVEVGTVTKLCMLLQVDSTAPYLKSKAMGILRSHTDEWRKFPCIDKTFHKVY, encoded by the coding sequence atggaTGGCATTGAAGTTCCCAAGTATTTCCTCTGCCCTATATCTCTGCAAATTATGAAAGACCCGGTGACAGCCACAACCGGCATCACGTATGATCGAGAGAGCATTGAGCAATGGCTACTTACATACAAAAATACAAGCTGTCCAGTCACCCAGCAGCCTTTGCCTCCAGAATCTGATTTAACGCCTAACCATACGCTCCGCCGTTTAATCCAATCCTGGTGCACCGAGAACGCGTCGCTTGGCGTTGATCGGATTCCAACCCCTAAACCTTCCCTTGATAAATCTCATTTCTTTAAACTCATCAAACAGCTTCAACAACCTGGTTCCAATATCAAAGCCCTGCAAAAGCTGGATTTCTTGGCGGCCAAAAATGAAAGAAACCGGAAGTTCATGGTGGAAACAGGGGTGCCTAAAGCTCTGTTATCGTTCATCGTAAATTGTTTCGAGGAAATCTCTAATCAGGGCCTTGCAGAAGCCCTAAGGGTACTTGTTTTCATTCGAATTCCATTGGCAGAAGAAAAGATTTTTCTTCAAGAATATAATGATCAAATAATCAAATCCCTGATTTGGGTATTGGGATGTGAATTCAAACCCCAAGTTATGGTAAAATCCCACGCCGTTTTAGCATTGAAAACGATGATACAAGCAGCAAGCTCCGGTTTTCTTGAAAGATTAGAACCGCCCTTCTTTGAGATGATCACCGGAGTTTTGAAACAAACCACCACCGTCTCTCAGCAGGGAATGAACGCAGCTTTGCATGCGCTATTAATTGCTTGTCCTTGGGGAAGAAATCGGTTAATGATGGTTGAATCAGGTGCCGTTTCCGCGCTTATCGAGCTTGAATTGGGAATACAGGAGAAGAGAACCACCGAGCTTATTCTGGGAATACTTTTCCACCTATGTTGTTGTGCAGATGGGAAAGCTGAGTTCCTTAGCCATAAAGGCGGTCTCGCCGTTGTGACAAAGAGGATTATGAAGGTGTCCCCGACGGCTGATGACCGAGCCGTGTTCATCCTTTCGTTGATAAGCAAATTCGTAGCCACAAATCCGGGTCTTGAAGAAATGGTGGAAGTTGGAACCGTAACAAAGCTTTGCATGCTGCTACAAGTTGACAGTACTGCACCATACTTGAAATCAAAAGCAATGGGAATCCTTAGATCACACACTGATGAGTGGCGCAAGTTCCCTTGCATCGACAAAACATTTCACAAGGTATATTAA